DNA from Daucus carota subsp. sativus chromosome 1, DH1 v3.0, whole genome shotgun sequence:
ttgtttaataactTATGTTTAGAATATAGTTATATTTAGagattacttttattatttatatcaatTCATCCATAATAAATCTGActccttattttttttgttttgaatatatGATTAAACGATTTATACATACATGAATAAAGATATATTAATGTCAAGTCGTTTATCATTTCATGTTTTGAACTTGAGTctttagttttaaaattaaaattttcataattatttgttatttagtTAGAGAAAATATAGGAAATATTAAACAGGCATCTCCATAATGTTATAGTGCTGgtctaaaaatatatgaaataaatttgttgatGAGGACCTCTgtgaaataagaaaaaaatccaaaattaaaaaaaaatccaaaataccTATTTTGAGTAGTGTTACATGAATCAGAAATCGGACATAATCTGTTGAGTTACCGATTCACGATTAATTggaaatcgggattaatcggaaagattaatcggagtgaaaatcgaattcattttaatattaaaatattatttaatatttagttattattatattagctatatagtaactaatatatttatactatattcataaactctataattattcatatttaaagtaatatagtatttcaattttaacaatttatcatatatatttcgattaaaaaatatatataaagattaatcggattttaaaaatcgaatcggtggccgactttgcaggggattaatcaagaattaatcagttaatcggatatttttagaacactgatttTGAGTGTTAATTAGTCAAAATACTAAATTTCAGACACAGTCCAAAATACTCACACATGTTACTCCTTACCCGGTTGAGCTTCCAGTGGAGCGTAGTGAGCATATACTCTTCCTACTTCACTGATAATATCGTATCATCCTCGTACATATATTCAGTGGGCTTTTAggatattatatattgaatattgaGATTTTGATCCAATATTGTTTGAATGTGTTTAGACATGTCAGATAATAATGGACTAATGGTCCAAACTTGCAACAAGAAGacttgaaaaagaaaatatttgaaCTTATTTGAACTTATTTAGTAAGGAGCGGGGTCCATGATCACATGCTAAACGcggaaatttatatttttgggagattttgattggtgtgatgGTTGTATATGAGGGggatccaccattattaagatatgatagtcaatcaaaatttttcaaacatataaaatttcatgtttCGCATGTGCACATAGACACACACTAAAAAACCAAAAACCGAATTAGTAATCATTGATGAGCAAATTGTATAGGAACAGAGCTCAGGTTGTGTCGATTCTTTTAGACGTGACAAATTCTATTACTGGTAGCCTCTAGCACAGTATCACTACCAACATGTAAAATGTGAGATGAAGACAAGAAAGGTGTGTCACACTGTCATGTGTGTACTTCGAAGTTGATGCCACCAGAAAGGACACATTATTTGGGACACTGGAAATTTCAACTAATTACCAGAAGAAGAAGCGACATCTATAACAAAGTTCTGGAACAGGATTTGAATGGTACTCTGCCAAGCCATTGCTTTTCACCTCCAAAATCTCATTGTCCAGAACCATTGACTTAAAAATCTGTGcaatttataatcatttctGTCAAACATCTTAACTAGTAAGTAATAGTACCCACTTCAAAGTTTCTGCTAATATATTAACCTGTACTGTATTGGATCCTAAATTCTTTATAAATTCCTGCATTAGCAACTGTATATACAAAAACTGTTCTCGTTATATTTTAAATCTGTTTCAACTGCCTGACAACTCTAGTTGTCATACAAAAGTGATCTATAATAATTACAGAAACTATacaacaaataaattatatgccGCTAGTTTGGAGATACCTCAGAAAACTAATAGTAGTGACCACATGTttgtaaatcataatttatgtcGACTGATAGGCCACTGGAGTAAAAATCTGGCAATAATTCCATAAGATAGTTGCAAGAAAGCAGCAACATTTCCAAAACTCCACCTCACGTCAAGCCCGTGCCATTATTACGAGTTTCCCTCTGCTTTGCAGATAGGTATTGATCACGAATCATGGCTTTTATATCTTTAGGAGTATCAGAATCAGTATTATCTTTCTTTGCTGAAGCATTAGCAGCTGTTTGTTCTTTCAGAGCTTCCTTTTCCAATTTCTTTTTCTCCGCATCTGCCTGCTGCGCATTCTCATCACGAGCTTTGTTGAACATCTTCGTAAACACGAACAATATTTGTGTCACTGCATCAACAAACTCAAAAGCTCATGATACATGTTACATGCTACCTGCGCATATTGAAGTTTAAGCAGCAGATTCCTTTACAAACGTAAAGACTCATTTAAGTGCAAAACAATTGAACAAACTCGTCTGGAAATTGTGTTAATTTAATGAAGTCCGAGGGAATGAAGGCAATTGCATCCAAGGTAACTTCAGAGACACGTTAACTGAAGTGCTGAGTAGGTTGCATTGCTTCAGCTCTCCTTAGGAAGTAAGTTTTGGATGTGTATGTGGAAGGTCATCAACTCCATTAATTTTGAATGTGTAGGTGGAAGGCAACTATGTCTCTAATAATGAGTTTTCAACTTATATGAAGTATAAACATATTTACGCTACTAGATATTTTCAGCATGCACATGTATTACTATTAGGGTCCTGGCCCTGACATGCGTACGTTTAGCAACATACTAATTCCCGGCCACTAGATGAAGTAATAATACAGTCcagattttaacaatttagTTTACATACCAAGATTACTAAGAGCGGCAGGCACATGTATTgatgttaataaaaaaaaatgctaCTTAGGTAAGCAAAAAAACCTTAAACCTAATTAGGCttaaaatcttattaaatattattatgacATCTTCttgataattgttatattttaagAATTGTAATAAGATTATTCAGAATTTAAGGCTAATTAGGTTCAGGATTTATATGCTTACCAAATTAAGCAGCACCATACCACTCCTATAAACAGCTGTATTTATCTTATAATCGTTCGTGCCCTCATCCATAGGTAAAAGGGATGTATGTTTTTAACCGTCCCAGATGTATGACCAGGACCCTTAATATTAAACTTTATAGTACTCACAAGCATTtatccttttttatttatttagctGTCGAGtgctaatttaaattaatacaaCAAAATATTTGATGTATGATTGATATGTGTGTATTAATGAAGAATTAAGTCATTCTATCATCCCAACCATTGACCGAAACAgtaataaaaatgaaagaaagaTGTCAGACTACTAGAGTGAATATCCCTGGGATGATAAGAACAGGACATTACCACCCAAAAACACAGCAAACCAATAAGCAACTGTTTCAAGTTGATGGTTGTTCAATTGAAGGACAATCTCCAAATTAGTCCAACAAttccaaaaatattattgatgatACTCATTAAATCAAGCTCATGGACATACCAGACATAAATTTCTCATTCAGTACGATGGCATTACAACTATTTTACCAGTAAAGCAGCAACATATAGATTAACTGAAGTGGAAAGGAGGAACATAGAATATGTCATAAACAACTCAGTGAGTCAACCAGAGAACATGCAACAGGTATAATAGGCATGTTCATGTCAAACCTTGTTCAAAGGGGCATCTAGCAGGATCTTCCCCGAAATACTGAGATAATGAATCTGCATTTCTTCCCTGTGAAGCATGTGTCAATATTTAGCAAAACTGAAGCATGCGTTAGAACTTAGAACATTAACAAAAGGATCCCGGCATCTCTGAGGACTAAAAGTACTTACCACGTCAGAGTACAAGGAGATTAATGACCTGACTTCAGCTTCAGCAGAATCCAGGAAACTTTTCAACACCTAAAAGGATGAACATGTTTGATTATATAggttaaaaaaatgatattaaattagTAGATATAAACTTATCTAGAGAAAGCACAAAGAATCATCCTTTTTAATTGTATTCAACAACTTATAGATTCCCTCTGTCCTGCATTGACTGGCTCCTATAACATTATATGGTCTATTGACCAATTTAATAATGAATATTTTCACATAGGTGTAAAAGAAAttgaacaaaaagaaaaaggatgaCATACTTAGTGCAAAAGACTACAGATATATAAAGTCTAATAATGAATCGAGTTTTCGTTGGAAAAAAGAAGATAATGACTTGTAATAAAGTAACGATAGGTTAaactgacaaaaaaataaactaaactcTCTATGGAACCAAGTGAGGCTGAAATTAATACCACGAGGAGTGAGGAGTCATTGTTAAGGTTATTTAAAAGGCAAGTATATCGAggcataatattttatatagcaGGTACTCTAGTAAACTATGTACTCATCTCATTCTCACCTTCTGAAAGCCTGCAGATACTGGTCCGTCGTTCTGTGCAGCAGTGAGTTCCAGCTCAACCTTCTCAAGACCTTTACTCACTGCTTGCATTTCTTCAGCCAAATTTTTCAATTGAATCTGTTCATACAGAaacaaaaatgatataaaaatcaataatttacGCCAGCCAGCAATCcttgtataaattataaaagtgtAACTATTTAAGCTGCTTAATACAGATTGACATACTTTCGACGCTGCTTCTAAATGGCCAAGATCCTTGTCATAATCCAGTAACTCCGGCAGTTTCTCAGCAAGGAGCTGTTAATACCACATAAAAATTAGGTAAGCAAACATTAAGATTAACTACAACAAAATATGTGTCGATAATATACACAAGAAACATAGATGCAGCACATAAGAAATAAAGCattaaaatcaaaaagaaaaaatagttgaaatagatatatatatcaGGGTCAAGCCTGACCCTGGGGTATGGGCAGGGGGGTGACCATCAGGGCCCCAGTGTCTGATAGACCAAGGTTTATCTATCTATGAAAtaatttacataaaaaaaatcaatactaACCGATAATTCTATTCAAGAAGTTTTTCCTAAACAATATTTCTGTATTATATGCATTTCTACCGCACTTTACTTCAATTGCGTTGACTCAAATCTTGATGTGTATTGCCATACCTTGAGCGATCaataaattttcagaatttttgttGAAATTGTTTTTTGCACTCTCCATACGGGGCTTATTTTTTCGTAAAGGGAGCTCCAAAAAGTAAGGACTGGCACAGCCCCGGGGGTGGGGGGTGTTAGCTCCAGTACAAAATATTCACTCCTTTCATCAAGCAGGGAATAACTTGACTGATGGATTCGGCAGGTAGCTTGAAACTGTTGCAGGGTAATGACCCATAAACTTATTGTTGTCAATTCATGTAGGGTGTGGGCATTTTTATGTCAGAAGTACATTGTTTCCGCTTTTCAGGACGTCCCAAGAAAGTTAATGACAGAATGAGGTAACATTTTGACAGTAATGAAATTTAATATAGTAGGATATGCCTAAACTTGTTAAATTGTATAAGAAGAAGCTCAAACATGAATTTTGGCAAAAGAACTGAGAAATTACACATAGCTCCTTCAAGGCATATTCTGAATCCTGAACTTGTGAAGTTCTAACGACTATTTTGAGGACTAAAGAATTTTGTAGAAGGTTCTTGTGGGATTCTGTTGCTTTCACACTTGTAAGGAAACTCAACATTTTTGCCAAATTGCAACTTTCAATAATACCAGCAGCTTCTTGCTGCAATGGTATCTCTCTCGCTCCCTTTACGGGATGTTGAGGGTTCAAACCTTGTCAGAGACAAGGTGGGTGTGTGAGTGTGTTAAATTGTCAAAAAGAAAAACTACAATGCAGATATAAGCTCTATGGGCATCCTACCAAAGAAATGCCTAAACTCTACCTTGCAGAGATAATGCATTAGTGTCATTTTGTTGTTTCTTGCACGAGTATCAGATAGTTTTAAAAGGCTATCCAACTTAAAACCAACAGCAGATCCTGCAACGACAAATATATTAGCTGCAAATAAGAATATGATTTAAAGTTAAAATTTCTTGGTGATAACTGCATTAGTCTTTATAAATGGGTACCTCGAGCAGTGCCCTGGTTCAAGGCGTTCCCCAAAGTAAGAATTGTTTGCATTATTTGGCGTAGCTTTCCAGATTCTTTTACCTATATTATTTGGCAAGAAACATTACGAATGCAGCAATTCCTTTAGTACAAAACATAAACCTCGTAATGAAATTACCTCACTGGCGGCATTCTTTATTGTAAGAAGATTACGCTTCAAGTCATCAACCTAAAATATGTCAAGTCTCTAATCATAAACTGCTGCATGTAGCAATATTCAAGTCAAATGACAAACAGCTAACTGTTCATTTACCTGACCGGAGAAGTTAATTTTAAATGCAAATACTCGTAACTTAGATTCAACTCGTGGGACCTTCATCAACTCCATGAAAAACTGAAAATCTCATACACAGGTGTTAGGTaaacataaaaaagaaaaaagttacaCGTCCTTTAGTACATGTTGGAGGGATGTAAAGAAAGACCTGTTCACACTTTCCGAGCATTTCTTTTTCTCCTGTGTAGCTCTGGACAAAGGagaattaacaaaataataaataaaaagtgcCTAGTAACAAGGATTCATCATATGCTACAAGTATTCTATTATCTGATGACATTTTATATACAGCTTAGCAACCtcaaatttaattcaaatttgcTAAAAAGTACAACAGAAGAGGTTAGAGTATGAATTAAATTACGACTACTTATTGGCTAGGTCAATATGGTTTATATAGAGAGGGAGAGAGTACCTTCAGAGTATCCATTTCTTCTTTCGTGGGACAAAATTTAATAAGATTTTCAACTTGATCGATGTCAAGGACGTTTGAATCCATAGCAAGAATAGCATTCTGGAAACATCCATGACCATGAGTATTTATAATgaaatttcagaattaaaaaatatcaaaggCAAATATTGTGCGACCTAGTTATAAGGATATAACATTCTAGCATCCTCATTTCAGGTCCTCTTTGCTAAGTCAGGAACGAAGATTTACAGAAGTGTCGCGAGTAAAAGTAATAGGTTATTAGGTGGCAAACAatatattgtttaatatattattttaaggaACGAACTTTgagaacaaatataatatttgttagcAATATCATCGCACATAATTATTAAAAGCTCCTGCAGCTTGAGCGCAAAGTCAAGAGCTCGCTTCATCAAAGAGAAGTGCAGCACATATGTGCAACAACTTAaaaataaacacacacacaactcGAAAGAAGATAATATGGCCCAAGACAAACAGGTCCGAGTAGAATGTAGCCAACAATACCCAActttcataataataaaacaaatttaaataccATTGGAAAAAGGGGTGTTGGCCCTTTTGGACCAATTGGGAGGGAAAATGCCCAAAAACGGCAAAGGCCAGAAAACTAGCCCTTTGGGGCACCCAAAAATGCAACAAAAGGGCACCCAAAAATGCAACTAAAAGTTCTGGCCCTTTGGGGCACCCAAAAATGCAACTAAAAGTTGTGTTTTCTATAAAGGTAGAAATATATTGTGTTAAAGCCTGCAAGGGACACCTCGCTTGTGTGCAAGGAGCCTTATTCATTGTAAAGTACTAAGCTCCACCACTACCAGTCAACGTAACATAGTTGTATATATCATGACACCCAGTCAAGTGACTGGGGAGTTGGTGTAGGACCTGCGTGCAAATGATGGAGTCTCACCGATTCTGCACACCCAGCCAATGTTCAGCTTCGAGGAACAGTGCTCTTTAAAGCGTATGTCACTTCACAGTCTTGCAATGTAAAGACGGCTTATTTGTAAGTAATGGGACTTGTTTCGGTAATATGTCAGGATCCTACTAGTCCCATGTGGTCCACTTTTGTGCAAACTAtcacaatttaatttaataacagCATACTATATATTTCAAGACCACTACTAACACTGTTGTAAtagattttgttttttaaattgaaaCTTCGGTAATGAGTCATCAATCCATACAATATGAGACTTCATTGGTACATAGTATTCCAAAAATAACGAGAAATTGATACTGTGAAAGTTCCAAAATATATACCTAATCCAATctccaaaaataataatatttctagATGTTAGCACTGTAACAGAAAGACTTTCATGGGAATCGAATATTGACAATAAAAGAATACCTAGACAATGTCATTCCTTTACGAAAATGTGTATCATAAACTCGTCCAAGACTAAAATGAACATGGATCCTAGTTATTTCATACCATCTTTTGAATGAGGAaccattatatattatttcaatcatACTTCCTATTTGCCAATTTGAAGAAAAAGCACTTTTAGAGAAGCAGAATCTTACAATCATATCCGGTAGAggaattttgatttttgtgaGCATAATCTCACAGTTGTATGCCCTTCGCAAGTCAACctacatatacaaatacaagtgaAGTATAAATGTTCGTAAACGATAATGTATCAGCCAGCTCAATGAGCCAAGCAAATTAAAGAAATAAAACTCATTATAGCTCTTGCtctttaaaagaataaaaaaaccTAACCATACTAACCATTTAGTATCgagaaatttttttgaaagtatTCAACCAGAAAACTAACTTTTCTAGTCTAGTATATTACTGTAACTTTATGCCAGGTAGCATTGTGAGATCAAGTAAAGGAAATACGACCACAGAAGAAGTTTAAAAAGACAATTAAAATTTCGCACAAACCAACCCCGAGAAAACCAAACGAAATACAAACGCCGCCAAAAGTATCATATTTTTCAGATGTAACAACATTTCAGTTTTTTATTGACAAGACAAGCATTGGAACAAATAGATCGTAAGTATGTCTATGTGGACCTACATATTGAGGGTAACCTGGCTCCAAATGCATTAAAAAAGATAGGATAAATTATAACAAATGCTATACTACTTTTAACTTACCAGTTGCACTTTTTCTGGTTTGCTAATTTTGGAAGCACGTCTAGCTCCCTTGCCATTGCTATCCGACACAGAAACTGCTGAGAAGAGATTTTCAAGCTCCGATATATCAATTTCAGGAGCCCTGCCAAACTTTTTTGTCATTTGACATCAAATATACAACAGAGACCAAGAAgagaacaaattttaaaaatgcagATATAACATGAGAGAACCCTGACGTGATTAGAAACACAGAGGAACCTTATCTAATATAGAAACCGCATTACAGGAAGGCTTATCATAACTTCTGTATCAATTAATTTCTTTCAAACAATTAAATGATCAAATACAGCATCCGGTACCTCATCATATTATTGGTTTCATAAAAAAAGGCATCTGAGAAATTTAATAATGTAATAGAACTTCTGACACAGCTATATCAGTTTTATTTAGTTCACGAAGTCATTGAAGAAAAAGTAACAAATTTTGCTTTAAAGTATAAGTTAATAAACAGCCTTTCATATTAAGCATACATAAGGACCCTGAAAACATGTCAACAGTAGCATCAGAAACAAAGATCATTTTGTGTCTGTAGAATAGCATGTACTACTTCCATATTTCATTTACAGTTACCTTGTCTGATTCTCCTGTTTCGGAGTATCTGCCCATAAACTCCCTTGCACTGCTCTTGTAACTTTTACCCAATGTAAGGGTTTTAATGAAGCCTTTTTAGGTGGAATTGATGAACCTGTAGTAGTGCGACCTCTTACAGGTCCCAACGAAGTCCGTCCCTTACCAGAGGTCAGAGGTGGGGGTGGGGGTGCATCAGAGGCTTTGATTCCCGTTGGAGGAGGAGGGACAGCTGCAGCACCACGGCCTGGAAGTGGAGGAGCACTAGGAGGTTTTGGTGCCTGTGGAGGTGGGACTGTTGTTCCTTGTCGAAGTGGTCCaggaggaggtggaggtggcATTGGCCTTGCTGCAGCACTTGTTTTTTGGCCTGGAGGTGGAGGGGGTGGAGGTGGCATTGGCCTTGCTGCAGCACTTGGTTTTTGGCCTGGAGGTGGAGGGGGTGGAGGTGGCATCGGCCTTGCTGCAGCACTTATTTTTTGGCCTGGAAGTGGAGGGGGTGGCGGCGGCTTACTTGAAGCAGTGGCCACTGATAATGAAGGCAAGGGTGGAGGCGGTGGAGGGGGCGGCACTGGAACTTTCGGCAATGGTTGCTTAGATGAGGCAGgaagaggtggaggtggaggtggaggtgggggaGGGGGAGGCAGAAGAGGGCCTTCGGAAGAAATTGAATGAGGATGTAgaggcggcggcggcggcggtggTGGTGGAGGGCCTTTACCTTTTGATGATTCGGAAGGTGAAATGCAATTACTATCAGGCACAGAAGAACTTTTGAATGTAGTGGTAGCTGAAATCGGGAAAGGAGGTGGGGGTGGTGGCGGTGGAGGAGGAGGTCCTCTTGTAGAGCTAAAAGGTTGAGGTGGCGGTGTAGGTGGAGTTGGTGGTGTTCCTTTACTAGAGCTAAAAGGTATAGGTTGTGGTGGGGGTGGCACAGGTGGTGGTCCTGTACTAGAACTAATAGGTGCACAGCCTCCTGCACTGAAATTTGTAAGGTGTGGTGTCGATCCATTTGATAAATTGTGAGAAATAGGTACTGCCGTTGAAGGTGAGTGGTAAGCATTAGTTGAAGGAGCAACATCGTTAGATACTGGAGGGGGTGGAGTCGATGAATCTTTTTCACTTAAAACTGAAGATTGTTGATCACTTACTGATTGTGCCGAATTTCCAAAAGCAGAATTGGTGTCCAATGGAATGCCATTTCCTGGAGGAGGAAAGGCAGAAACAacatcatttaatatttttggcCTTGAATCAGATGCTTCGTCAGAAGCCGAATCCTGTGATGAAGGCTCGTCTTGGAAGTTCATCACTGAATTAGTGTATGTTAGACTACTAGCCTTTTCAGAGTCCAAAAAATCCAAACTGTCAGCGGTGCTAGATGCATTATTTTCTTCCTCGGAGTCCAAAGGTGACGAATACCCACCAAGTCTACTCCTAAGCATGGacaaatcatttacattattcaATACAGATAGCTGTTTGAATAACCACAAAGCATCATCACTATTATCGACCCAGTCAGCACCAGTGAAAAGTTCTTGGACCCTCGAAAAAGCTTCCATGGGCAGTCCACCTTTCTCCTCACCATTTAATATTGATGTTGGAGCTTCAGGGGGAGGTATGCTTTCAATGTCTCCAAAAAGAACCTGAATTTGAATGGAAGAACTACTCAATAAGATGTAAAGGCTAGATCTATATGAAAACCAGTAAGGCGAAATATCTTTTAGTGTAAAATATTCACCTCAGCTCGAAAACCTTTCGGGAACCTTGACTTTGAATCCCATAGAATGTCCAAGTTCTCAGAGGTGAGCATTAAGATGTTAGATCGGATAAAAGCAGTATTAAACATCACCCGGAACATCATAACTTCCCTATCAGGATCTAGATTTAAATGAACACACTCTAACACGACATCCCCTTGTACCAAGCACTGAATATCAATTTTAATGACATCACTCTCCTTCTGTTACATAAAAGCACTTAATCAGCATCCACTTGTACAAAGCTAGAAACCAGCATTAAACAACTGAAGAAGTAAATAAGCATTTTACCTGACAGTAGTATCTGAGGCTTCGATTTTTCTTGGGCATGGTAAATAACATCTGGGTCGAAAGCCCACCCTTGCTAAGGAGGTTTCTCCCAAAGATACGAATAACAGGCCTGCACCCGTTTTGGTTATCAAATCTTGGAATACCACGAAGAATAAGACAATCCAAAGAAATAGCACGTTCAGCAGGAGGCCAGTCTGGAGATATATTTCTTCTAGATACATACTGAAGATAACGAAGTTGGGATGGAAACGGGTTTAACGGTGATAACAGCTGGAGCAGCCCTTTAGGAGCCTCTCGATAAACAAGTTCAAGAGTTTTCCTTTCTCCTCCATGCAGTTTTCTGAACACCGATAAACTAGCTAAAATAAGCGCCAAAAGCGGCCACCCCCCTCTCTCACAATGAAGCAAAACAACATTCTGGTGACTCCCACGTGAAAGCCAATTCTCGCAAACACGAAGAAAATGATGAATTAAAGACATCGGTAAGAGAGGACAACCCTCGTACTGTCTCGGATAATCCATAACCGTAACATCATACCCACACAAAATCTCCGCAAACGAGCTCCTTTTCTCACCTTCTCTAAAATTAATAGCAAGAAAAGACGACTCGGGAAACTCCTCATGCAATTCATTAACAATCTCATGTAAATACAGTTGGTATATCCCCTCAGGCAAAACCTCCGTCGAGAAACACGAATCAAAAACTGCAATGCACGCAACATCACAACCAAACATCAACAACTAAACACAATCCAATCAAAATCACAACTAACAACACTATCTACAAGCTGAATTACCGTAAACTCTCTCGAGAAACTCAAGCAAGCCATCAGGGGGTCTTTTATGAAAGAATCTACTAAGTAACGACATATTATTATTCGAAATCGAAACAAACGAATCAGCAGAGCCTTACACTAATCCAAAACCTGGAGAAATGAGGAATTAACACAAACACACAGTGAGTCAGTCAGTGTGTGTATAACAGATTGTGAGACAGTAAAGTGATAATTGACGTGATTAAatgaaattaaacaaataattaaacttCAAGAGCATCTAAAGAGtggataaaaagaaaaaaggagtgaataaaaatatgaattgaGAGAGGTGAAATCTAGGTTACCCAAATTGGAGAGACAGGTGAGTAGAGTTGAGTGAAGGTGGACTggttttttgttattaattttgttttttcaagttttaaatttgggagagagagagagagagcgagagagagagagagagattttg
Protein-coding regions in this window:
- the LOC108204134 gene encoding formin-like protein 14, whose product is MSLLSRFFHKRPPDGLLEFLERVYVFDSCFSTEVLPEGIYQLYLHEIVNELHEEFPESSFLAINFREGEKRSSFAEILCGYDVTVMDYPRQYEGCPLLPMSLIHHFLRVCENWLSRGSHQNVVLLHCERGGWPLLALILASLSVFRKLHGGERKTLELVYREAPKGLLQLLSPLNPFPSQLRYLQYVSRRNISPDWPPAERAISLDCLILRGIPRFDNQNGCRPVIRIFGRNLLSKGGLSTQMLFTMPKKNRSLRYYCQKESDVIKIDIQCLVQGDVVLECVHLNLDPDREVMMFRVMFNTAFIRSNILMLTSENLDILWDSKSRFPKGFRAEVLFGDIESIPPPEAPTSILNGEEKGGLPMEAFSRVQELFTGADWVDNSDDALWLFKQLSVLNNVNDLSMLRSRLGGYSSPLDSEEENNASSTADSLDFLDSEKASSLTYTNSVMNFQDEPSSQDSASDEASDSRPKILNDVVSAFPPPGNGIPLDTNSAFGNSAQSVSDQQSSVLSEKDSSTPPPPVSNDVAPSTNAYHSPSTAVPISHNLSNGSTPHLTNFSAGGCAPISSSTGPPPVPPPPQPIPFSSSKGTPPTPPTPPPQPFSSTRGPPPPPPPPPPPFPISATTTFKSSSVPDSNCISPSESSKGKGPPPPPPPPPPLHPHSISSEGPLLPPPPPPPPPPPPLPASSKQPLPKVPVPPPPPPPPLPSLSVATASSKPPPPPPLPGQKISAAARPMPPPPPPPPGQKPSAAARPMPPPPPPPPGQKTSAAARPMPPPPPPGPLRQGTTVPPPQAPKPPSAPPLPGRGAAAVPPPPTGIKASDAPPPPPLTSGKGRTSLGPVRGRTTTGSSIPPKKASLKPLHWVKVTRAVQGSLWADTPKQENQTRAPEIDISELENLFSAVSVSDSNGKGARRASKISKPEKVQLVDLRRAYNCEIMLTKIKIPLPDMINAILAMDSNVLDIDQVENLIKFCPTKEEMDTLKSYTGEKEMLGKCEQFFMELMKVPRVESKLRVFAFKINFSGQVDDLKRNLLTIKNAASEVKESGKLRQIMQTILTLGNALNQGTARGSAVGFKLDSLLKLSDTRARNNKMTLMHYLCKLLAEKLPELLDYDKDLGHLEAASKIQLKNLAEEMQAVSKGLEKVELELTAAQNDGPVSAGFQKVLKSFLDSAEAEVRSLISLYSDVGRNADSLSQYFGEDPARCPFEQVTQILFVFTKMFNKARDENAQQADAEKKKLEKEALKEQTAANASAKKDNTDSDTPKDIKAMIRDQYLSAKQRETRNNGTGLT